One genomic window of Streptomyces spiramyceticus includes the following:
- a CDS encoding Dps family protein — translation MSVVKSTLPEADLKVVGEALQGSLVDLVDLALVAKQVHWNVVGPRFRSVHLQLDEVVASARLHSDTVAERASAIGVNPDGRSASVARSTAIQEVPQGWIKDVDAVRILVDALGVVVGRMRERIEATADPDPVTQDIIIGLTADLEKHAWMFQAESV, via the coding sequence ATGTCTGTCGTGAAGAGCACCCTGCCCGAGGCGGATCTCAAGGTGGTGGGTGAGGCTCTGCAGGGGTCGCTCGTCGACCTCGTGGATCTCGCCCTTGTGGCCAAACAGGTCCACTGGAACGTGGTGGGCCCGCGCTTCCGGTCCGTACATCTGCAGCTGGACGAGGTGGTCGCCTCGGCGCGGCTGCACTCCGACACGGTGGCCGAGCGGGCCTCGGCGATCGGCGTAAACCCGGACGGGCGGTCCGCGAGTGTGGCGAGGTCGACCGCGATCCAGGAGGTGCCGCAGGGGTGGATCAAGGATGTCGATGCCGTACGGATCCTCGTGGACGCGCTCGGTGTTGTCGTCGGCCGCATGCGTGAGCGGATCGAGGCCACGGCCGACCCGGATCCGGTGACCCAGGACATCATCATCGGGCTGACCGCGGACCTTGAGAAGCACGCATGGATGTTCCAGGCCGAGAGCGTGTAG
- a CDS encoding CinA family protein: MAGRGETLAVAESLTGGLVAAELTSVPGASRVFRGSVTAYTTELKRDVLGVDGALLEQHGAVDPEVARQMAAGVRRVLGAGWGIATTGVAGPDGQDGKPVGTVFVAVAGPGGTGNVAPLRLNGDRAVIRMESVRRVLTLLFGELIENARAQDTEQNGGN, translated from the coding sequence GCGGGGCGGGGCGAGACGCTCGCCGTCGCCGAATCGCTGACCGGTGGCCTGGTGGCCGCCGAGCTGACTTCCGTGCCCGGTGCCTCGCGGGTCTTCCGCGGATCGGTCACGGCGTACACGACCGAGCTGAAACGGGACGTACTCGGGGTCGACGGGGCACTTCTGGAGCAGCACGGCGCCGTGGACCCGGAGGTCGCGCGGCAGATGGCGGCCGGTGTACGGCGCGTGCTCGGGGCCGGCTGGGGTATCGCAACGACGGGCGTCGCCGGGCCGGACGGGCAGGACGGAAAGCCCGTCGGGACGGTGTTTGTGGCGGTTGCGGGGCCGGGCGGTACAGGGAATGTGGCCCCTTTGAGGTTGAACGGGGACCGGGCGGTAATCCGTATGGAGAGTGTACGAAGAGTGCTGACCCTGCTCTTCGGCGAACTGATCGAGAATGCGCGGGCACAGGATACGGAACAGAACGGGGGGAATTGA
- a CDS encoding helix-turn-helix domain-containing protein — MILLRRLLGDVLRRQRQRQGRTLREVSSSARVSLGYLSEVERGQKEASSELLSAICDALDVRMSELMREVSDELSLAELAESAASEPVRPPVRPMLNSVSVTSVAGVPPERVTIKAPAEAVDVVAA; from the coding sequence ATGATTCTGCTCCGTCGCCTGCTTGGTGACGTGCTGCGTCGGCAGCGCCAGCGCCAGGGCCGTACTCTGCGCGAAGTCTCCTCGTCCGCCCGAGTCTCACTCGGCTATCTATCCGAGGTGGAGCGGGGGCAGAAGGAGGCTTCCTCCGAGCTGCTCTCCGCTATCTGCGACGCGCTTGACGTACGGATGTCCGAGCTCATGCGCGAAGTGAGTGATGAGTTGTCGCTGGCTGAGCTGGCGGAGTCGGCGGCGAGCGAGCCGGTGCGTCCACCGGTACGCCCGATGCTCAATTCCGTGTCGGTGACGTCGGTGGCAGGAGTGCCACCGGAGCGGGTGACGATCAAGGCGCCCGCGGAAGCGGTGGACGTCGTCGCTGCGTGA